A genomic region of Thunnus maccoyii chromosome 13, fThuMac1.1, whole genome shotgun sequence contains the following coding sequences:
- the LOC121910534 gene encoding olfactory receptor 2AT4-like, which translates to MSFLRTVLNNSVIIHPPGFYIIGFQTFPYISVYFIFIAFVYVVTLLFNSLVIYVIAFNHCLHTPKFLAVVNLAVIDLILNTCTIPSMIKIFLIEDNFIPFNLCLLQMFVYYTCASLESYALAILAYDRLIAICFPLRQNSINTVRSMCCIVGLTWSSALGVTAFSVGIMTRLSFCNSVRVFSYFCDYAPVFRLACNDYTMQWFAASFLTVLLLVGPFTFILLSYVSILVTVFRMKSLDSRVKALATCVEHLILVAVFYIPLITIFTIGFYLRLIDPDQRVLSLSLASCIPPCINPVVYSLKTKEIKIRAVALVNLVIIHSLKSFPDCWILLG; encoded by the coding sequence ATGTCTTTTCTCAGGACTGTTTTAAACAACTCTGTCATCATTCATCCTCCGGGCTTCTATATCATCGGATTTCAAACATTTCCTTACATCAGTGTCTACTTCATCTTTATAGCATTTGTTTATGTAGTTACACTGCTATTCAATAGTTTGGTGATCTACGTAATTGCTTTTAATCATTGTTTACACACCCCAAAATTTTTGGCTGTTGTCAATCTCGCAGTAATTGATTTAATCCTAAACACATGCACTATTCCCAGCATGATAAAGATATTTCTAATTGAAGACAACTTTATTCCATTCAACTTATGCTTGTTACAAATGTTTGTCTACTATACTTGTGCATCGTTGGAGTCATATGCGCTGGCAATACTTGCCTACGACAGGTTGATTGCAATATGTTTTCCTCTGCGGCAAAACTCCATCAACACTGTGCGGAGCATGTGTTGTATTGTTGGCCTGACTTGGTCTTCTGCTTTGGGAGTTACAGCATTTTCAGTGGGTATAATGACTCGACTGTCTTTTTGTAACTCTGTCAGAGTATTCAGCTATTTCTGTGACTATGCACCTGTGTTTAGACTGGCCTGTAATGATTATACAATGCAGTGGTTTGCAGCTTCATTTCTCACTGTTTTGCTCCTTGTAGGACCCTTTACTTTCATTCTTCTGTCCTATGTCAGCATCCTGGTGACTGTGTTCAGGATGAAATCACTGGACAGTCGGGTGAAAGCTCTGGCCACTTGTGTTGAGCATCTCATCCTTGTGGCTGTATTTTACATTCCACTTATTACCATTTTTACTATCGGGTTTTATCTGCGACTCATTGATCCAGACCAGCGTGTGCTGAGCCTGTCGCTGGCCTCTTGCATCCCACCCTGCATCAATCCTGTTGTATATTCCTTGAAAACTAAAGAGATCAAAATCAGAGCTGTTGCACTG